In Papaver somniferum cultivar HN1 chromosome 1, ASM357369v1, whole genome shotgun sequence, a genomic segment contains:
- the LOC113273915 gene encoding F-box protein At3g07870-like, with amino-acid sequence MEKLPREIEVDIFSRLPGETLLPSKRVCKTWRDLFLDNHFIDVHLRRQFIGFEDKEDHPYYHKGGSSSCSSNNKDDAEVSFLILGDWHDKSQNKSFYYGNYSNEKQQFTCKKLKAEGNKLFAPNSNYSVVGSCNGLICFSTSHISKLFVSNDPVCVCNPITGEVFNLPNFIPNRQPEDQTTTVNIASGFGFVPSTNEYKVVRICYYRCTDRSMDWVPLEVQVCTLDEEGIYDMSKAFDRVE; translated from the coding sequence ATGGAGAAACTCCCTAGAGAAATCGAAGTAGATATTTTTTCACGGTTACCGGGTGAAACTCTGTTACCTTCCAAACGAGTATGCAAGACCTGGCGAGATCTATTCCTTGATAACCATTTTATTGATGTTCATCTACGTCGTCAATTTAtaggatttgaagacaaagaagatcatCCATACTACCATAAGGGgggttcttcttcttgttccagTAACAATAAAGATGATGCTGAGGTGAGTTTTCTTATTCTGGGAGATTGGCATGATAAAAGTCAAAACAAATCATTTTATTATGGTAATTATTCCAATGAGAAACAGCAGTTCACTTGTAAGAAGCTGAAAGCAGAGGGCAATAAACTTTTTGCACCCAATTCGAATTATTCCGTCGTTGGCTCATGCAACGGCCTGATTTGTTTCTCGACATCTCATATTTCTAAGTTATTCGTCAGCAATGATCCTGTTTGTGTATGTAATCCCATCACAGGAGAAGTGTTCAATCTTCCAAACTTCATCCCTAACCGTCAACCGGAAGACCAAACAACTACTGTTAATATCGCATCTGGATTTGGTTTCGTTCCTTCAACTAATGAATACAAGGTTGTTAGAATTTGCTACTATAGATGTACTGACAGGTCTATGGACTGGGTGCCCTTAGAGGTCCAGGTATGTACACTTGACGAAGAAGGGATATATGATATGTCGAAGGCTTTCGACCGAGTTGAATGA